The Terriglobus tenax genome contains a region encoding:
- a CDS encoding L,D-transpeptidase family protein gives MSSLRWLRLLLVITVLLTVFSFLTTMPRQSLPIGTRADRIVVMKHSHTLYLLSKGTVLKSYQVALGRGGLAPKRKRDDNLVPEGIYSLTGRNEYSAFHRSLRIGYPTPVQNAEARAAGVDPGSDVMLHGICNGLGWLGRVHRTVDWTRGCIAVTDDEIEEIWRAVPNGTPIDIRP, from the coding sequence ATGAGCAGTTTGCGCTGGCTTCGACTGTTGCTCGTGATCACAGTTCTACTGACAGTTTTTTCTTTTCTCACAACCATGCCGAGGCAGTCTTTGCCCATCGGCACACGCGCGGATCGCATTGTTGTGATGAAGCACAGTCACACTCTGTACCTGCTATCAAAGGGAACCGTGCTTAAGAGCTACCAGGTCGCGCTCGGTCGCGGTGGTCTAGCGCCCAAACGGAAGCGTGACGACAATCTTGTTCCCGAAGGAATTTACAGCCTTACCGGGCGGAACGAGTACAGCGCATTCCATCGCTCACTGCGAATCGGTTATCCTACGCCGGTGCAGAACGCTGAAGCACGTGCAGCGGGCGTCGATCCCGGCAGCGACGTTATGCTTCATGGCATTTGCAATGGACTTGGCTGGCTAGGAAGAGTTCATCGCACTGTCGATTGGACACGAGGCTGCATCGCCGTGACAGATGATGAGATTGAAGAAATATGGCGGGCGGTGCCGAATGGTACCCCCATCGACATCCGCCCATGA
- a CDS encoding aminotransferase class V-fold PLP-dependent enzyme yields MQPTRRSVMKSALGLHLSMAVSRAWAVAAAPQFPDRQNFQFSGTFLDAAYTHPMCLAAYNAGKAFLESRVHQPAISWPRTNPRNAAVQAFAELINAAPAEVAVVPSTMGGENMLCAALGLGPQAGVVTDAYHYDASLAMYGEMERAGIPVTVLEAKNNRVDLADLDRAITKNTRLVAISQIASLTGFQHDLKAVCEIAHSKGTLVYADIVQAAGAVPIDVKQSGVDFACAGTYKWLMGDFGIGFLYVRPDRLAQLRRVQWGWRSFSNEAHHILPFDDPGPAIGTWTEAASTAAHFEAGSPAWGALASAAASIGFVRSIGVENIQRYRQPMIDRLQQELPAFGFLPLTPAPTTGPTVAFAYKGAQAKFAAALEAEKIKITLREHHVRISVSIYNDMEDIDRLLRVLKA; encoded by the coding sequence ATGCAACCTACGCGGCGCAGTGTGATGAAGTCGGCTCTTGGCCTGCATCTTTCCATGGCTGTCTCCAGGGCCTGGGCCGTCGCTGCTGCGCCGCAGTTTCCTGACCGGCAGAACTTCCAGTTCTCCGGCACTTTTCTCGATGCGGCCTACACGCATCCCATGTGTCTTGCTGCGTACAATGCGGGGAAAGCCTTTCTTGAAAGCCGCGTGCATCAGCCAGCTATCTCCTGGCCTCGGACCAATCCGCGCAACGCCGCGGTGCAGGCCTTTGCGGAGTTGATCAATGCTGCGCCGGCGGAGGTCGCCGTCGTCCCCAGCACCATGGGTGGCGAGAACATGCTCTGCGCAGCGCTTGGACTTGGGCCGCAGGCGGGTGTAGTTACGGATGCCTATCATTACGACGCATCGCTGGCTATGTATGGTGAAATGGAGCGCGCCGGCATCCCGGTCACCGTATTGGAAGCGAAGAACAACCGCGTCGATCTTGCCGACCTGGATCGAGCCATCACAAAAAATACGCGCCTGGTGGCCATCTCGCAGATTGCGAGCCTCACAGGCTTTCAGCATGACCTGAAAGCTGTGTGTGAGATTGCCCACTCAAAGGGAACTCTGGTCTACGCCGACATCGTACAGGCCGCAGGAGCAGTCCCCATCGATGTGAAGCAGAGCGGTGTCGACTTTGCCTGCGCGGGAACCTATAAGTGGCTGATGGGTGACTTCGGTATCGGCTTTCTGTATGTGCGGCCAGACCGGCTCGCACAACTCCGCCGTGTGCAGTGGGGCTGGCGCTCGTTTTCAAACGAAGCGCATCACATTTTACCCTTTGACGATCCCGGCCCTGCCATCGGGACATGGACCGAAGCCGCCAGCACCGCTGCACATTTCGAAGCCGGTAGCCCGGCCTGGGGAGCGCTTGCATCGGCTGCTGCATCCATCGGGTTCGTCCGCTCCATCGGTGTCGAAAATATCCAGCGCTATCGCCAACCGATGATCGACCGGCTGCAGCAGGAACTTCCTGCGTTCGGCTTCCTGCCTCTAACTCCCGCTCCAACCACCGGACCGACCGTCGCTTTTGCTTATAAAGGTGCGCAGGCAAAGTTTGCCGCTGCGCTGGAGGCAGAAAAGATAAAGATCACCCTGCGCGAACACCACGTCCGCATCTCCGTGTCGATCTACAACGACATGGAAGATATTGATCGGCTGCTGCGTGTCTTGAAGGCGTAG
- a CDS encoding RidA family protein, producing the protein MKKFLLSVAFAMCALPAVVHAQEAPKTGVDVSKLPFSPGLPIGDTVYVSGHLGVDPAVDKAPPADPEAEVRKLLDGIQATLKTSGLTMDDMVYVEVFCTDLKLYPAFNKVYSSYFSKPYPARAFIGVKDLLFGAHFEVMGLAVKNGAQQKKGTR; encoded by the coding sequence GTGAAGAAGTTCCTTCTCTCCGTCGCATTTGCCATGTGTGCATTGCCCGCCGTTGTCCATGCCCAGGAGGCCCCGAAGACAGGTGTTGATGTCTCGAAGCTGCCCTTTAGCCCAGGCCTTCCCATCGGCGACACGGTTTACGTCAGCGGACATCTTGGTGTGGACCCCGCGGTCGACAAGGCTCCGCCAGCCGATCCAGAGGCGGAGGTCCGCAAGCTGCTCGACGGCATCCAGGCCACACTCAAGACCTCCGGTCTGACGATGGACGACATGGTCTATGTGGAGGTCTTCTGCACTGACCTCAAGCTCTATCCCGCGTTCAATAAAGTTTATTCCAGCTACTTCAGCAAGCCATATCCGGCGCGCGCCTTTATCGGTGTAAAGGATCTGCTCTTTGGCGCCCACTTTGAAGTGATGGGGCTTGCCGTGAAGAATGGAGCGCAGCAGAAGAAGGGAACCAGATAA
- the pabB gene encoding aminodeoxychorismate synthase component I: MSAYDQPGTVMLVNAQTGAPSYLFQNPVETLMAFNAEELERLLQTLDDATRSGLYAAGYMAYEAGYALEPSLRHLMPGEGKPLAWFGLYTQRETFRYQGAVPPLELEHASILMTKDQFAHKVARIKQHIERGDTYQVNLTTQLEWKYGCSPEDLLHHILAVQPVEFGAFVNTGEAQILSASPELFFQREEARITTRPMKGTAQRGRNLSEDQQRMQWLANDEKNRAENLMIVDLLRNDLGRICATGSVHVRGLFQVERYPTLHQMTSTICADLKPETGYADIFRALFPSGSIVGAPKIKTMELIHSLEDRPRGVYTGCIGFIAPDNEACFSVAIRTITLQDGTANMGVGAGITYDSDAAAEYEETRLKGSFLQQDSQPFQLIETMLWDGNRVHFLTEHLARLQQSAEYFGFRFDPTAMEKELLVAAQKLEGTHRIRLLLERSGACSITSVVIVLENRPLRVLLSPQRTNSLDVFLHHKTTRRTLYDDELAMARTRGFDEVLFVNEQGHLTEGCITNFFVERNGHLLTPPLADGVLPGILRAHLAPEERSVTLADLLPDDRLYLGNSVRGLLPVGYLER; this comes from the coding sequence ATGTCTGCCTACGACCAGCCCGGCACGGTCATGCTCGTCAACGCACAGACGGGAGCACCGAGCTATCTGTTTCAAAACCCCGTTGAGACACTTATGGCTTTCAACGCTGAAGAGCTTGAACGGTTGTTGCAGACGTTGGATGACGCAACCAGGAGCGGGCTCTACGCCGCAGGATACATGGCCTATGAGGCCGGCTATGCGCTGGAGCCCTCGCTCCGTCACTTGATGCCCGGCGAGGGAAAACCGCTGGCATGGTTTGGTCTGTATACACAGCGTGAGACATTCCGCTACCAGGGGGCTGTTCCGCCCCTCGAGTTGGAACACGCGTCCATCCTGATGACAAAGGATCAATTTGCACACAAAGTCGCTCGCATCAAGCAGCATATTGAAAGAGGAGATACGTACCAGGTCAATCTGACAACACAACTGGAATGGAAGTATGGCTGTTCCCCCGAAGATTTGCTGCATCACATCCTGGCCGTGCAGCCGGTCGAGTTTGGCGCTTTTGTGAATACCGGTGAGGCGCAGATTCTGTCAGCTTCGCCCGAGTTGTTTTTTCAACGTGAAGAGGCCCGCATCACAACACGCCCGATGAAAGGCACCGCGCAGCGCGGGCGTAATCTGAGCGAAGACCAGCAGCGGATGCAATGGCTGGCAAACGATGAGAAGAACCGCGCCGAGAACCTGATGATTGTTGACCTGCTTCGTAATGATCTTGGCCGTATCTGCGCAACGGGTTCTGTTCATGTCCGCGGGCTTTTCCAGGTGGAGCGCTATCCTACGCTGCACCAGATGACCTCAACCATCTGTGCTGATTTGAAGCCGGAAACGGGATACGCCGATATCTTCCGTGCGCTTTTCCCTTCCGGGTCCATCGTTGGGGCTCCCAAGATTAAGACGATGGAACTGATTCATTCGCTCGAGGACAGGCCGCGGGGAGTGTACACAGGATGCATCGGCTTTATCGCGCCGGACAACGAAGCATGCTTCTCGGTAGCCATTCGCACTATCACTCTGCAGGACGGGACGGCAAACATGGGGGTAGGTGCAGGCATCACGTATGACTCGGATGCGGCAGCCGAGTATGAAGAGACGCGCCTGAAGGGATCGTTCCTGCAACAGGACTCGCAGCCATTCCAGCTAATTGAAACAATGCTGTGGGATGGCAACCGTGTCCACTTTCTTACAGAGCATCTTGCGCGGCTGCAGCAGTCAGCGGAGTACTTCGGATTCCGCTTCGATCCCACCGCAATGGAGAAAGAGCTGCTGGTTGCGGCACAGAAACTGGAAGGAACACATCGCATCCGCCTACTGCTAGAGCGCTCGGGAGCTTGCTCCATAACGTCCGTGGTCATTGTTCTTGAGAACCGCCCTCTGCGGGTTTTACTGTCGCCACAGCGTACGAATTCGCTGGATGTCTTTCTGCATCACAAGACCACGCGCCGTACTCTTTACGACGATGAGCTTGCAATGGCTCGTACGCGCGGCTTCGACGAGGTACTTTTCGTCAATGAGCAAGGCCACCTCACGGAAGGCTGCATCACAAATTTCTTTGTGGAACGCAATGGGCATTTGCTTACGCCCCCATTAGCGGATGGCGTGCTGCCGGGGATTCTTCGTGCGCATCTTGCTCCCGAGGAGCGGTCAGTGACTCTGGCGGATTTGTTGCCAGATGACCGCCTCTACCTTGGCAATTCGGTCCGAGGGTTGCTCCCTGTAGGGTACCTGGAGCGGTAA
- a CDS encoding glycosyltransferase — protein MDAVCPSPELTIVIPAKNEITYLPRLLNCLARQDYPAMRSVPVIVADAGSTDGTAEAALAFADSLQVKVIPGGLPSVGRNAGARAAATPYLLFLDADIELDDTTLIRRALRLLRRRRLHCLTTSIRCISRNPFDHALYFANNLMQRIGSFTKPFGTGMFLLFETAAFQRLGGFDESALFAEDYHLTRQISPRRFGILRGHILTSNRRFLRTGRFRMVFLFFRTMLNTWNDSYFENDHRYWENPSEAEQQ, from the coding sequence ATGGACGCTGTGTGCCCAAGCCCCGAACTGACCATCGTCATTCCAGCCAAGAATGAGATTACTTATCTGCCAAGGCTTCTGAACTGCCTGGCGCGGCAGGACTATCCTGCGATGCGCTCCGTGCCGGTCATTGTCGCCGATGCCGGATCGACCGATGGCACAGCCGAAGCGGCACTGGCTTTTGCAGATAGCCTGCAGGTCAAGGTGATTCCCGGTGGACTTCCTTCGGTTGGCAGAAATGCCGGCGCGCGGGCGGCTGCGACACCTTACCTGCTCTTTCTCGATGCCGATATTGAGCTGGACGATACGACGCTGATACGCCGTGCTCTCCGCCTGCTCCGCCGCAGACGTCTCCACTGCCTGACGACTTCCATCCGCTGCATCAGCCGCAATCCGTTCGACCATGCGTTGTATTTTGCGAATAATCTGATGCAGCGCATCGGGTCGTTCACCAAGCCGTTTGGAACGGGGATGTTCCTGCTGTTTGAAACAGCGGCATTTCAACGCCTGGGCGGGTTTGATGAGTCAGCCCTGTTTGCCGAGGATTATCACCTGACGCGGCAGATCTCTCCACGTCGCTTTGGCATCCTGCGCGGACACATCCTAACCTCCAACCGCCGTTTTTTGCGGACGGGGCGCTTCCGGATGGTCTTCCTTTTCTTCCGTACGATGCTGAACACGTGGAATGATTCGTACTTCGAAAATGACCATCGCTACTGGGAAAATCCCAGCGAAGCGGAACAACAGTAA